A stretch of Bacillota bacterium DNA encodes these proteins:
- a CDS encoding dihydrodipicolinate synthase family protein, with amino-acid sequence MKESIASKLRGVFAPIATPFTDSGDVALESLAVNLDRLGTSDLAGLVVLGSNGEACYLSAEEKIDLVSFVVAKNTWGKAIIAGTGVETTRDTVTLTQQVADRGADAALVLPPHYYKSNMTNAVLRKHYEAVADASPIPIIIYNMPGNTGINLSSDTVIALSAHPNIVGIKDSSGNLVQIGEIIAGAGPGFAVFAGSGSYLLPSLALGAAGATAAVANVFPNECAAVQKHFEAGELDRARELQLRLMEINRAVTTRWGVPGLKAAMDLVGYYGGPPRKPMLPLGSEEREELARIIQRTGFVVPGR; translated from the coding sequence ATCGCAACGCCGTTCACGGATTCCGGTGATGTTGCGCTGGAATCGCTCGCCGTCAACCTGGACCGGCTGGGCACGTCGGACCTGGCGGGCCTCGTGGTTCTAGGTTCGAACGGAGAGGCATGCTATCTCTCCGCTGAGGAGAAGATCGACCTCGTCTCGTTTGTCGTGGCCAAGAACACATGGGGCAAGGCAATCATAGCCGGAACGGGTGTCGAGACAACCCGGGACACAGTCACCCTTACCCAGCAGGTGGCGGACCGGGGCGCCGACGCCGCCCTTGTCTTGCCTCCACACTATTACAAGTCCAACATGACCAACGCAGTCCTCCGCAAGCACTATGAGGCTGTGGCAGATGCCTCGCCCATCCCGATCATCATCTACAACATGCCGGGCAACACCGGGATCAACCTAAGCTCGGATACGGTGATAGCCCTGTCCGCCCACCCCAACATCGTGGGGATCAAGGACAGTTCCGGGAATCTCGTTCAGATAGGCGAGATAATCGCAGGGGCGGGACCGGGTTTCGCAGTGTTCGCGGGGTCCGGGAGCTACCTCCTGCCGTCGCTCGCCCTCGGTGCTGCCGGAGCGACCGCGGCCGTCGCCAACGTCTTTCCAAACGAGTGTGCTGCCGTGCAGAAGCACTTCGAGGCCGGGGAACTCGACCGTGCCCGCGAATTGCAGCTCCGTTTGATGGAGATCAACCGGGCGGTCACCACCAGGTGGGGAGTCCCAGGCCTGAAAGCTGCCATGGATCTCGTGGGGTATTACGGCGGCCCACCCAGGAAACCCATGCTCCCGCTGGGTTCCGAGGAGCGCGAGGAACTCGCCCGCATCATTCAAAGGACAGGGTTTGTGGTCCCTGGTCGCTGA
- a CDS encoding carbon starvation protein A, which translates to MLALLFILSVGLFVVAYLVYGPFLDRTMKIDDKNKTPAETLNDNQDYVPTNPSVLLGHHFSSIAGAGPVVGPITAANLFGWLPAYIWVVIGSIFVGGVHDYTSIVASIRHKGLSIGEVVREWIGERGKKLFLIFTWLALVLVVAVFAELAAQTLSQESAVGFSSTCYVFLAILFGLAIYRMKMPLWLATVIAVPLLYLALIAGEYWPWLDQLFTVNISTWRLILLVYIFIASVLPVWVLLQPRDYLSSFLLYGSVIVGAIGMVFGKFDTTHLAAFKSFKAANGDLLWPILFVTVACGAISGFHSLVGSGTTSKQIRKESDAKMIGYGGMLLEGVVATIAIGTVIIWSGWAAPGSTFNPMGIYGAGLGRFAELIGIPAKLGTAFGLLALNSFILTSLDTATRLARYQLQELFNLKDKYVATVIGIVFAAYLIFFKSGNTPMWSIIWPIFGSANQLVAGLALLAVSVWLIRGLGKNATFTLIPFVFMTVTTIASLIILVYNKLTRTPPVYVLGITGIVLIILAVWLVYEAFVVLSKPAPPISAKGGAKAAKAR; encoded by the coding sequence ATGCTGGCGCTCTTGTTCATTCTGTCCGTGGGCTTATTTGTAGTCGCGTACCTTGTGTACGGGCCCTTCCTCGACAGGACGATGAAGATCGACGACAAGAACAAGACCCCTGCGGAAACTCTTAACGACAACCAAGACTACGTGCCGACCAACCCGTCCGTCTTGCTCGGGCACCATTTTTCGTCAATCGCAGGTGCAGGTCCGGTCGTAGGCCCCATTACGGCGGCGAACCTATTTGGGTGGCTCCCCGCATACATCTGGGTAGTTATCGGATCCATTTTCGTCGGTGGAGTTCATGACTACACCTCCATCGTTGCGTCCATCCGCCACAAGGGTCTCTCCATCGGCGAAGTTGTTCGGGAATGGATCGGGGAACGCGGCAAGAAACTCTTCCTGATTTTCACCTGGCTCGCGCTAGTCCTCGTAGTAGCAGTCTTCGCGGAGCTGGCGGCGCAGACCCTCTCGCAGGAGTCAGCAGTCGGCTTTTCGTCCACGTGTTATGTGTTCCTGGCGATCCTCTTCGGCCTCGCGATCTACCGGATGAAGATGCCGCTGTGGCTGGCAACAGTCATCGCCGTGCCACTGCTCTACCTCGCACTCATAGCGGGAGAGTATTGGCCGTGGCTGGACCAGCTGTTCACCGTCAACATCTCCACATGGCGGCTCATCCTCCTCGTGTATATTTTCATCGCGTCCGTCCTTCCCGTGTGGGTGCTCCTGCAACCCCGCGACTACCTGTCAAGTTTCCTGCTTTACGGGTCTGTCATAGTCGGGGCCATAGGCATGGTCTTCGGGAAGTTTGACACTACTCACCTTGCAGCCTTCAAATCATTCAAGGCTGCGAACGGTGACCTTCTCTGGCCCATACTCTTCGTCACGGTGGCGTGTGGCGCGATCTCAGGATTCCACTCGCTGGTGGGCTCGGGGACCACTTCCAAGCAGATCAGGAAGGAATCCGACGCCAAGATGATCGGATACGGCGGCATGCTCCTCGAAGGTGTCGTCGCCACAATAGCCATAGGCACCGTCATCATCTGGTCTGGGTGGGCCGCTCCGGGAAGCACTTTCAACCCCATGGGCATCTACGGCGCCGGTCTCGGCCGATTCGCTGAACTGATCGGCATCCCCGCGAAGCTCGGGACGGCGTTCGGGCTCCTGGCACTCAACAGCTTCATCCTGACCTCACTCGACACCGCCACTAGGCTGGCACGGTATCAGTTGCAGGAGCTGTTCAACCTCAAGGACAAGTACGTGGCCACCGTTATCGGAATCGTGTTCGCGGCCTACTTGATCTTCTTCAAGTCGGGCAACACTCCGATGTGGAGCATCATCTGGCCGATCTTCGGGTCCGCGAACCAGCTTGTGGCGGGACTCGCGCTTCTCGCGGTCAGCGTGTGGCTGATCCGAGGGCTTGGGAAGAACGCCACATTCACTCTGATCCCGTTCGTGTTCATGACCGTCACCACCATCGCATCCCTGATCATCCTGGTGTACAATAAGCTCACCCGCACACCCCCAGTATACGTCCTGGGGATCACTGGGATAGTCCTGATCATTCTCGCGGTATGGCTTGTCTACGAGGCCTTCGTAGTGCTCTCCAAGCCTGCTCCGCCGATCAGCGCCAAAGGCGGCGCAAAGGCTGCCAAAGCCAGGTAG